In one window of Henckelia pumila isolate YLH828 chromosome 1, ASM3356847v2, whole genome shotgun sequence DNA:
- the LOC140878564 gene encoding kinesin-like protein KIN-12B isoform X2: protein MSVPHDGVQLMEFSPGQYVFNMVIVRVRPPNKDEEEGLHVVQKIGDDSLSIAGQTFTFDSIADIESNQMDIFQLVGAPLVENCLAGFNSSVFAYGQTGSGKTYTIWGASNAFLEEDQEGLAPRVFRRLFERIDEEQVKQADRNLVFMCRCSFLEIYNEQITDLLDPSQKNLQIREDVNSGVYVENLTEECVSSMKDVSQLLIKGLSNRRTGSTSVNAESSRSHSVFTCVVESRSKSAADGLSYVKVSRINFVDLAGSERQKQTGAAGERLKEAGNINRSLSQLGNLINILAEVSQTGKHRHIPYRDSKLTFLLQESLGGNAKLAMICAVSPSQSCKSETFSTLRFAQRAKAIKNKAIVNEEMQDDVNVLREVIRQLKDELHRMKTNGNQTGQNGAYATGWNARRSLNLLKFSLNRPLTLPRLDDDGDAEMEIVMEGEEVGEANKSSDAHEIGCPCTQSRVSKDRSVEEARSEIKNTCSGKQGYDDLDVDMDDEAFETVDEDKTKLIIHRQTEKNSEMTLDNGSCGPRKSLLSCPSIQLSSELENTPEKSMNCAEDDGASIPSMIPDDVSLILKSPIPSVSPKLNCSRKSLRTSSTASASQSVTPQRSNFEASQVSLAKPSNSFCAKSLSNRKNCFASNDQLASTLQHGIRIIESQRLSSAVRRSSFRFSCIPLEAMPVVKVDAGVQTMFITEEKSLENNTRESVCHACKARNLQEELIDEDNGQNMQLVPANGSPSHHALKQVPKAVEKVLAGAIRREMALEEICSKRTTEIMQLNRLIQQYKHERECNAIIGRTREDKIARLESLMDGVLPTEDFMEDELLSLTHEHKILQEQYDNHPDVLRTKIELKRVHDEIERYQNFFDLGERDVLLEEIQDLRTQLQFYLDSSHPKASKRQTPLLQLTHSLDSKVAPALCTIPERTENSEEKLQMERVQWTEAESKWISLVEELRLELEANRSLAQKQNHELNMEKKCSEELKEAMQMAMEGHARMLEQYAELEEKHIQLLARHRRIQDGIDDVKKAASKAGVRGAESKFINALAAEISALKVEREKERRYFRDENRGLQAQLRDTAEAVQAAGELLVRLKEADEAVTAAEKRALMAEQETEMAYREIDKLNKLIAAPYKEEFSAKSQENNGDKNWQEEFAPSYDVEEEPPSWFSGYDRCNI, encoded by the exons ATGTCTGTTCCACATGATGGGGTTCAATTGATGGAATTCAGCCCTGGCCAATATGTTTTTAACATG GTAATAGTCCGAGTGAGACCACCAAATAAGGATGAAGAAGAAGGGCTGCACGTGGTTCAAAAAATTGGAGATGATTCTTTATCAATAGCAGGACAAACCTTTACATTTGACTCGATTGCAGATATTGAGTCAAACCAG ATGGATATTTTCCAGCTCGTGGGTGCACCACTTGTTGAAAATTGTCTCGCTGGGTTTAACAGCTCTGTATTTGCTTATGGACAG ACTGGGAGTGGCAAGACATACACTATTTGGGGTGCATCAAATGCCTTTTTGGAAGAAGATCAAGAAGGGTTAGCGCCACGTGTTTTCCGCAGGCTCTTTGAACGGATTGATGAG GAGCAAGTCAAGCAAGCCGACAGAAACCTTGTGTTCATGTGCCGCTGCTCTTTCCTCGAG ATTTACAATGAACAAATAACTGATTTATTGGATCCAAGTCAAAAAAATCTCCAG ATCAGAGAAGATGTTAACAGTGGTGTTTATGTGGAAAATTTAACAGAGGAATGTGTCTCCTCTATGAAGGATGTGTCACAACTTTTGATAAAG GGATTGTCAAATCGAAGAACTGGCTCTACAAGTGTAAATGCTGAAAGTTCTCGCTCCCACAGCGTTTTTACTTGTGTTGTTGAATCGCGCAGCAAG AGTGCTGCTGATGGTTTAAGCTATGTGAAAGTTAGCAGAATTAATTTTGTGGACCTTGCTGGATCAGAGAGACAGAAACAAACCGGTGCAGCTGGAGAACGCTTGAAGGAAGCAGGGAATATTAACCGTTCCCTTTCACAATTAGG GAACTTGATTAATATTCTTGCAGAAGTTTCTCAGACAGGGAAGCATAGACACATACCCTACAGGGATTCCAAGTTAACATTCTTACTGCAGGAATCCCTGGGTGGGAATGCCAAACTTGCGATGATATGTGCAGTTTCTCCATCTCAAAG CTGTAAGAGCGAAACTTTCAGCACACTGAGATTTGCACAGCGTGCGAaggcaataaaaaataaagcaaTTGTAAACGAAGAAATGCAGGATGATGTAAATGTCTTGAGAGAAGTTATACGACAACTGAAG GATGAACTCCATCGAATGAAGACCAATGGCAATCAAACAGGCCAAAATGGTGCCTATGCAACTGGATGGAATGCACGGAGAAGTCTCAACCTCCTGAAATTTAGTCTCAACCGGCCATTGACATTGCCTCGTCTTGATGATGATGGAGATGCAGAAATGGAAATTGTGATGGAAGGTGAAGAAGTTGGTGAAGCAAATAAGAGTTCGGATGCTCATGAAATTGGATGTCCATGTACACAGTCCAGAGTTTCAAAAGACAGAAGTGTTGAGGAAGCTCGGTCTGAGATAAAAAATACATGTTCTGGTAAACAAGGTTACGATGATTTAGATGTTGATATGGATGATGAAGCATTTGAAACAGTTGATGAGGATAAAACTAAGCTCATTATTCATAGGCAAACTGAAAAAAACTCAGAGATGACACTTGACAATGGTTCTTGTGGGCCGAGGAAGTCGCTGCTGTCATGCCCCTCAATACAACTTTCTTCTGAACTTGAGAACACTCCTGAAAAGTCCATGAATTGTGCTGAAGATGATGGAGCTTCTATTCCCAGTATGATTCCTGATGATGTTTCCCTAATTCTGAAATCTCCAATTCCTAGTGTTTCTCCAAAATTGAATTGCAGCAGGAAAAGTCTTAGAACCTCGTCAACAGCATCAGCTTCTCAGAGTGTCACTCCTCAGAGGAGTAACTTTGAGGCTTCACAAGTATCCTTGGCAAAGCCTTCCAACAGCTTTTGTGCAAAATCTCTTTCTAATCGCAAAAATTGTTTTGCATCCAATGATCAATTGGCTTCCACTCTCCAGCATGGCATTAGAATAATTGAGAGCCAGCGCCTCAGTTCGGCCGTAAGAAGGTCATCGTTCAGATTCTCATGCATACCCCTTGAAGCAATGCCGGTTGTAAAAGTTGATGCAGGTGTTCAAACTATGTTTATTACTGAAGAGAAGTCCCTAGAAAATAATACACGAGAATCTGTGTGTCATGCATGCAAGGCCAGAAATTTACAGGAAGAGCTTATTGATGAAGATAATGGCCAGAATATGCAGCTAGTGCCAGCTAATGGATCACCATCACATCACGCGTTGAAGCAAGTTCCCAAa GCAGTAGAAAAGGTCTTGGCTGGGGCAATTCGTAGAGAGATGGCATTAGAAGAGATATGCTCCAAACGGACTACCGAGATCATGCAACTTAATCGTTTG ATCCAGCAATACAAACACGAAAGAGAATGTAATGCCATAATTGGTCGAACTCGTGAAGATAAAATTGCTCGCCTCGAGAGCCTGATGGATGGAGTACTGCCAACAGAAGATTTCATGGAGGATGAGCTATTATCACTAACACATGAACATAAG ATTCTTCAGGAACAATATGATAATCATCCTGATGTTTTGAGAACAAAAATCGAGCTAAAAAGAGTTCATGATGAAATAGAAAGATATCAAAATTTCTTTGACTTGGGGGAAAGGGATGTTTTGTTGGAAGAAATACAAGACTTAAGAACTCAACTACAATTTTATCTGGATTCGTCACATCCTAAGGCATCCAAAAGACAAACTCCTCTCCTGCAGCTAACACATTCGCTTGATTCGAAAGTGGCTCCCGCTTTGTGCACCATTCCAGAGCGGACTGAAAATTCTGAGGAGAAACTTCAGATGGAGAGAGTTCAGTGGACTGAAGCTGAGAGCAAGTGGATTTCCCTAGTAGAAGAACTCAGATTGGAGCTTGAAGCCAACCGATCTCTTGCTCAAAAGCAAAACCATGAATTAAATATGGAGAAGAAATGCTCGGAAGAGCTTAAAGAAGCAATGCAGATGGCAATGGAGGGCCATGCACGCATGCTTGAACAATATGCAGAGCTTGAAGAGAAGCACATTCAATTGCTAGCAAGGCACAGGAGGATTCAAGATGGAATCGATGATGTCAAGAAAGCAGCGTCTAAGGCAGGGGTGAGAGGTGCTGAATCTAAATTTATCAATGCACTAGCAGCAGAAATTTCGGCATTAAAAGTGGAAAGGGAGAAGGAGAGGCGATATTTTAGGGATGAAAATCGAGGGCTTCAAGCACAATTGAGGGATACTGCTGAAGCTGTCCAGGCGGCTGGGGAATTACTTGTGAGGCTTAAAGAGGCAGACGAAGCTGTAACTGCTGCCGAG AAGCGAGCTTTGATGGCGGAACAAGAGACTGAAATGGCTTACAGAGAGATAGACAAATTGAACAAATTGATTGCAGCCCCTTACAAAGAAGAATTTTCCGCCAAAAGCCAAGAAAACAATGGTGATAAGAATTGGCAAGAGGAATTTGCGCCATCTTATGATGTCGAAGAAGAGCCTCCTTCATGGTTCTCTGGCTATGACCGTTGTAACATTTAA
- the LOC140878564 gene encoding kinesin-like protein KIN-12B isoform X1 — protein sequence MKHFMMPRSQILRENHPETAVNAPLSSSPNPKSKPGTPNPSSRKHKSSSKENAQPINSDLNVTSSPSSVSAKLKSPLPPRPPLKRKLSVESAAAASALENGLVPVNCSDSGVKVIVRVRPPNKDEEEGLHVVQKIGDDSLSIAGQTFTFDSIADIESNQMDIFQLVGAPLVENCLAGFNSSVFAYGQTGSGKTYTIWGASNAFLEEDQEGLAPRVFRRLFERIDEEQVKQADRNLVFMCRCSFLEIYNEQITDLLDPSQKNLQIREDVNSGVYVENLTEECVSSMKDVSQLLIKGLSNRRTGSTSVNAESSRSHSVFTCVVESRSKSAADGLSYVKVSRINFVDLAGSERQKQTGAAGERLKEAGNINRSLSQLGNLINILAEVSQTGKHRHIPYRDSKLTFLLQESLGGNAKLAMICAVSPSQSCKSETFSTLRFAQRAKAIKNKAIVNEEMQDDVNVLREVIRQLKDELHRMKTNGNQTGQNGAYATGWNARRSLNLLKFSLNRPLTLPRLDDDGDAEMEIVMEGEEVGEANKSSDAHEIGCPCTQSRVSKDRSVEEARSEIKNTCSGKQGYDDLDVDMDDEAFETVDEDKTKLIIHRQTEKNSEMTLDNGSCGPRKSLLSCPSIQLSSELENTPEKSMNCAEDDGASIPSMIPDDVSLILKSPIPSVSPKLNCSRKSLRTSSTASASQSVTPQRSNFEASQVSLAKPSNSFCAKSLSNRKNCFASNDQLASTLQHGIRIIESQRLSSAVRRSSFRFSCIPLEAMPVVKVDAGVQTMFITEEKSLENNTRESVCHACKARNLQEELIDEDNGQNMQLVPANGSPSHHALKQVPKAVEKVLAGAIRREMALEEICSKRTTEIMQLNRLIQQYKHERECNAIIGRTREDKIARLESLMDGVLPTEDFMEDELLSLTHEHKILQEQYDNHPDVLRTKIELKRVHDEIERYQNFFDLGERDVLLEEIQDLRTQLQFYLDSSHPKASKRQTPLLQLTHSLDSKVAPALCTIPERTENSEEKLQMERVQWTEAESKWISLVEELRLELEANRSLAQKQNHELNMEKKCSEELKEAMQMAMEGHARMLEQYAELEEKHIQLLARHRRIQDGIDDVKKAASKAGVRGAESKFINALAAEISALKVEREKERRYFRDENRGLQAQLRDTAEAVQAAGELLVRLKEADEAVTAAEKRALMAEQETEMAYREIDKLNKLIAAPYKEEFSAKSQENNGDKNWQEEFAPSYDVEEEPPSWFSGYDRCNI from the exons ATGAAGCATTTCATGATGCCGCGAAGCCAAATCTTGAGAGAAAATCACCCTGAAACTGCGGTCAATGCTCCACTATCTTCGTCCCCAAACCCCAAATCGAAGCCCGGCACACCCAACCCTAGCAGCCGGAAGCACAAATCATCGTCCAAAGAGAATGCGCAGCCGATAAATTCAGATCTTAACGTTACGTCCTCCCCTTCGTCTGTGTCTGCGAAGTTGAAGAGTCCGCTTCCGCCCAGGCCGCCCCTCAAGCGCAAGCTCAGCGTGGAGTCTGCTGCTGCGGCTTCCGCTTTGGAGAACGGCCTGGTGCCTGTGAATTGCTCGGATTCTGGGGTTAAG GTAATAGTCCGAGTGAGACCACCAAATAAGGATGAAGAAGAAGGGCTGCACGTGGTTCAAAAAATTGGAGATGATTCTTTATCAATAGCAGGACAAACCTTTACATTTGACTCGATTGCAGATATTGAGTCAAACCAG ATGGATATTTTCCAGCTCGTGGGTGCACCACTTGTTGAAAATTGTCTCGCTGGGTTTAACAGCTCTGTATTTGCTTATGGACAG ACTGGGAGTGGCAAGACATACACTATTTGGGGTGCATCAAATGCCTTTTTGGAAGAAGATCAAGAAGGGTTAGCGCCACGTGTTTTCCGCAGGCTCTTTGAACGGATTGATGAG GAGCAAGTCAAGCAAGCCGACAGAAACCTTGTGTTCATGTGCCGCTGCTCTTTCCTCGAG ATTTACAATGAACAAATAACTGATTTATTGGATCCAAGTCAAAAAAATCTCCAG ATCAGAGAAGATGTTAACAGTGGTGTTTATGTGGAAAATTTAACAGAGGAATGTGTCTCCTCTATGAAGGATGTGTCACAACTTTTGATAAAG GGATTGTCAAATCGAAGAACTGGCTCTACAAGTGTAAATGCTGAAAGTTCTCGCTCCCACAGCGTTTTTACTTGTGTTGTTGAATCGCGCAGCAAG AGTGCTGCTGATGGTTTAAGCTATGTGAAAGTTAGCAGAATTAATTTTGTGGACCTTGCTGGATCAGAGAGACAGAAACAAACCGGTGCAGCTGGAGAACGCTTGAAGGAAGCAGGGAATATTAACCGTTCCCTTTCACAATTAGG GAACTTGATTAATATTCTTGCAGAAGTTTCTCAGACAGGGAAGCATAGACACATACCCTACAGGGATTCCAAGTTAACATTCTTACTGCAGGAATCCCTGGGTGGGAATGCCAAACTTGCGATGATATGTGCAGTTTCTCCATCTCAAAG CTGTAAGAGCGAAACTTTCAGCACACTGAGATTTGCACAGCGTGCGAaggcaataaaaaataaagcaaTTGTAAACGAAGAAATGCAGGATGATGTAAATGTCTTGAGAGAAGTTATACGACAACTGAAG GATGAACTCCATCGAATGAAGACCAATGGCAATCAAACAGGCCAAAATGGTGCCTATGCAACTGGATGGAATGCACGGAGAAGTCTCAACCTCCTGAAATTTAGTCTCAACCGGCCATTGACATTGCCTCGTCTTGATGATGATGGAGATGCAGAAATGGAAATTGTGATGGAAGGTGAAGAAGTTGGTGAAGCAAATAAGAGTTCGGATGCTCATGAAATTGGATGTCCATGTACACAGTCCAGAGTTTCAAAAGACAGAAGTGTTGAGGAAGCTCGGTCTGAGATAAAAAATACATGTTCTGGTAAACAAGGTTACGATGATTTAGATGTTGATATGGATGATGAAGCATTTGAAACAGTTGATGAGGATAAAACTAAGCTCATTATTCATAGGCAAACTGAAAAAAACTCAGAGATGACACTTGACAATGGTTCTTGTGGGCCGAGGAAGTCGCTGCTGTCATGCCCCTCAATACAACTTTCTTCTGAACTTGAGAACACTCCTGAAAAGTCCATGAATTGTGCTGAAGATGATGGAGCTTCTATTCCCAGTATGATTCCTGATGATGTTTCCCTAATTCTGAAATCTCCAATTCCTAGTGTTTCTCCAAAATTGAATTGCAGCAGGAAAAGTCTTAGAACCTCGTCAACAGCATCAGCTTCTCAGAGTGTCACTCCTCAGAGGAGTAACTTTGAGGCTTCACAAGTATCCTTGGCAAAGCCTTCCAACAGCTTTTGTGCAAAATCTCTTTCTAATCGCAAAAATTGTTTTGCATCCAATGATCAATTGGCTTCCACTCTCCAGCATGGCATTAGAATAATTGAGAGCCAGCGCCTCAGTTCGGCCGTAAGAAGGTCATCGTTCAGATTCTCATGCATACCCCTTGAAGCAATGCCGGTTGTAAAAGTTGATGCAGGTGTTCAAACTATGTTTATTACTGAAGAGAAGTCCCTAGAAAATAATACACGAGAATCTGTGTGTCATGCATGCAAGGCCAGAAATTTACAGGAAGAGCTTATTGATGAAGATAATGGCCAGAATATGCAGCTAGTGCCAGCTAATGGATCACCATCACATCACGCGTTGAAGCAAGTTCCCAAa GCAGTAGAAAAGGTCTTGGCTGGGGCAATTCGTAGAGAGATGGCATTAGAAGAGATATGCTCCAAACGGACTACCGAGATCATGCAACTTAATCGTTTG ATCCAGCAATACAAACACGAAAGAGAATGTAATGCCATAATTGGTCGAACTCGTGAAGATAAAATTGCTCGCCTCGAGAGCCTGATGGATGGAGTACTGCCAACAGAAGATTTCATGGAGGATGAGCTATTATCACTAACACATGAACATAAG ATTCTTCAGGAACAATATGATAATCATCCTGATGTTTTGAGAACAAAAATCGAGCTAAAAAGAGTTCATGATGAAATAGAAAGATATCAAAATTTCTTTGACTTGGGGGAAAGGGATGTTTTGTTGGAAGAAATACAAGACTTAAGAACTCAACTACAATTTTATCTGGATTCGTCACATCCTAAGGCATCCAAAAGACAAACTCCTCTCCTGCAGCTAACACATTCGCTTGATTCGAAAGTGGCTCCCGCTTTGTGCACCATTCCAGAGCGGACTGAAAATTCTGAGGAGAAACTTCAGATGGAGAGAGTTCAGTGGACTGAAGCTGAGAGCAAGTGGATTTCCCTAGTAGAAGAACTCAGATTGGAGCTTGAAGCCAACCGATCTCTTGCTCAAAAGCAAAACCATGAATTAAATATGGAGAAGAAATGCTCGGAAGAGCTTAAAGAAGCAATGCAGATGGCAATGGAGGGCCATGCACGCATGCTTGAACAATATGCAGAGCTTGAAGAGAAGCACATTCAATTGCTAGCAAGGCACAGGAGGATTCAAGATGGAATCGATGATGTCAAGAAAGCAGCGTCTAAGGCAGGGGTGAGAGGTGCTGAATCTAAATTTATCAATGCACTAGCAGCAGAAATTTCGGCATTAAAAGTGGAAAGGGAGAAGGAGAGGCGATATTTTAGGGATGAAAATCGAGGGCTTCAAGCACAATTGAGGGATACTGCTGAAGCTGTCCAGGCGGCTGGGGAATTACTTGTGAGGCTTAAAGAGGCAGACGAAGCTGTAACTGCTGCCGAG AAGCGAGCTTTGATGGCGGAACAAGAGACTGAAATGGCTTACAGAGAGATAGACAAATTGAACAAATTGATTGCAGCCCCTTACAAAGAAGAATTTTCCGCCAAAAGCCAAGAAAACAATGGTGATAAGAATTGGCAAGAGGAATTTGCGCCATCTTATGATGTCGAAGAAGAGCCTCCTTCATGGTTCTCTGGCTATGACCGTTGTAACATTTAA